TTATCTAATTTGAAGTGTATAGAGCTCTCTGTCTTATCAGAACATACATACCTACTAGATAGCTCTAGAAGTTATTTGTTTATCTGATAGGCGATAATAGAGCACGTTATTTTATTAGGCTTGTTATGAGAAATGTAGaccctctttttattttcttgttagaACTTAGTTGATAGATGTTAACTGCTTTATGGGCTGGACGTTACGTGAAAAGTACAGACTCTTTTCGTAATTCTCAAAATGTAGATGTCTAAATTTCACTGTGCTTTGAATACTAATTTGCACCGTAAGACAGACTCATTTGCAGTATCTGAGAATGTTAATGTGAACGATGATTCTACATGGATAACAACTTGACAGTCTTGACTATCGTTTGAATTGTGTTAGTCTTCCTTATGTGACCACCTTGACCTGGTTATCCACAatgagaaaaaatgaaaaaataatggTTGTCCAACCGAGAATGAATGCAGGGTGAGGTGCTCGTCAGAAGCACTGTAACAATCCTGGTCCCAGATCTGTAATCCAGCCTACACCAATGCGGGTTCACCAATCCTGAGTAGTCCTGGTGTCAAATGTCTTTTCCTTCAAATTCTGAAGACGAAATTAAGAGAATGAGATCACAGTTTCTTCTAGCATAAGTGTATCTCATCAAACCAAAATTGATGTTGCTAGTCTGAATTCACTTGGATCTCTTTCTAGTCTCCACTGTAAGTGGATTTTCAGATATCATTTGTAGAAAAGCTATAATCTGTTCAATTTACGCATCTTAATCCATCTTTTATTCACAGTATCATGAAGCATTGAAAGTAAGATTGGTCGTTGTTAACTGCAACTCAACCAACAAGAAGGTCATCCCAAAGATGAACCATATCAATGGACACAAACCACCaggaaacaatgttgtttcaTTAATGGCACGCACATGGTATGGCCTCTCAGACTAGCTCTATATGCAACTATACATGTTTCTTTCATGCTCCATATTTCCAACTTCAAGCAAGTTTCATATGTCAGTCTAAATCCTTATTCCTTCCCTAGTGTTGAATGCATGAACCCGGTTTATTTAAAAGGCGGTGCAGTTTTATTACCtaactatttttcttttttctttctataaCTTCCTACTTTTTTCAAAGAGTGAAATAGTTAAGAGGATTTGGAAGGACAGAATTTTTTGTTAAATAGGTGTTAGAAAACGAAGAGGAGCCACATATAAAATTGATGTGGCCCGACCGTAGCCGGGGCGTTTAAAAGGTCTCCTCAATGCAAAAAATTTCTCCAACCAAACTCTTAAAACATAAAAGCCAACTTTTGGACTTAAAACAAGGGAATAAAACGTCATAGTCCACTAATTAATTTTCGATTTGTACTTGTCATCCTTGAGTGAAATATGAACTTAAAACATATTAAACAGCACATTAACATATACTAGATAATACTTCTAGTAAACAAGTTTCCTGTTGTTAAAACATATTAATCACTACATTAATTCTCAAAATTAACTAAAACAACAAATACCTAGAGAAATGCATACTTATAACAACTTAATAATTCATAGAAATTAAGTTGGATTAAGTATTCTTAATAGCATAGTAATTTAGCAGGACGAAAAATATGAACTTTAGCATCAAGGTATATGGATGCAATCTCCTCCATTAGCTCCATGATTATCACATCTCCTACTACCAAATCATTATCTTTCAGAAATGGTCCAACTCCAACAGTTAACCTTCCTTTGTTATTCTTTGGGAAACTCAGTAGCCAATATCCTTCTTTTTCCTCAGTTTGAGCTTTAATTTTCTTTCCAAAGCTAAACAAGTGAGTCTGATCAAAGGAAGCTGGTATTGGCTGCCACCAAATCACAAGTAAACCACTACATTACTGCGAAAAAATCAACAAATTGATGCTTAAAAAATTACAAGTAAATCATAAGAGTCTTaacttattgattattcaatttAAAAAACATATTGATGCTTAAAAAATCAACATGCTTGAACAATACTAGATGTTGAAAGAAGATGATCAACTTACCAAGTATTTGTGAGTGATGTAAGATGGTTGCAAAACAATTGCGAAAAATTGATTTTCTGACTGGAACTCATCACCCATCTCAACTGCTCTTTGTCGTCTCCTTCTCATTGCTATATCCTCATctttagtcttctttggataatTAATCTTCTTACATTTCTTCTCGTTCTTCTTAAGATCTGTGACTTCTTCTTCCTCAGATGACGAACACAACCATGATTTATGTTCTTCGTcatcttttccttcttcttcactACTTATGTTGATTACAGAGGGTGCTTGTGCTTTTGGTTTATCTCCAAGTACTCTTGGGCTTCTCCTAAGGGGTGGTTTTGGTCGTCTTGAAACCACTTTCTTAGGTATTCTAGAAATAAAAACCACAGATTCACTATTCATAATTATTCAAGAGAGAATATGCAACTAATTTATGAAGAAAGATCGAAACAAGAAGGTTGAAGAATTTTGTGAAAGTTTTTGATTCTAATGAAAATTGAAAGGGTTTGCTCAATGCTGGTTCCtggtttattttgttttcttaaggAGTTATAAAGAAACGGCTAGAACCTACTGCCTTCAATAAATGTACAATGACTAGGTACCCAACCCAAGTTATGTCAGACCCCCATAACTTCATTAAATAATTTCGACcagtaaaaatttattattagtCTGTGCTCAACAAGCAAACTGAGTAGCTCGACGTCCTTTATTCCTATAACACTTCACCCGCTCACTATCTCACTCCTTTCCACCATTAGGTGGCGCTATCCAAGCCATTGATTTCATCAATTTTGATCTCAATGAAAAACTGGGGTTCCCATTATTATTGGTTTTGGCCGATGCCTAAAAGACACATATGTGGGGAAGGCAGTGGGGCCCTTTTTTCACTCTGTACATTACAGTGATGGGCCTGAAAGTCTGAAATTGAGCAAGGGGTTGATATATATCATTAATTCCCCCCAAGACCAAGCCGGTCATGTGGCCTTCTTGAAAGTAGGTCCCATTACTGTTGGATTTAACCGATGCCTGCATGATACATAGGCCGATAGGCGAGGGGAAAGAATGGGAGTAAAAAGTGGGGATATATATCATTTTTGTTGAATTCAATGCCTATCATTAATTCCAGCTAATCTGACGACCTCACTAAAGAAGGCCACATCACCGGCTTGGAAATTTTACCTTATACTGTAACTAATAATTACCGAATCTAATATATGTTTTCCCAAGGGGTTCAATCAATAGTGGTAAACAGGCTTGACTTAATTATTAATTTGCAACTGGTGCGAGTATGTTCAAAATTCTCATAATCAATCAAATGATCATGAAGTATTTTCAATTGATGGCCTCTGATCAATTTGTTTTGGATCGACAAAGTTGATGTGcgcgctatatatatatatatatataaaacgaaGTTGTTAGATTTACAAACTCGGTCTATGAAACATATGACTTATAGTTTAAGTTTTAAAAAAGACACTTGGTTACATAGACCGAGTTGATGTGCACGCTATACATGAAACGAAGTTGTTAGATTTACAAACCCATTGATTAAAACCTAAAAGGACACTTGGTTACACGAGTGCCTCGAATATATCTGATATACCAGTACCTAGCTAAAAAACATCTCAATAACCTGTCCTTTTATTCGAACTATAAAGACTAAAATATGCTTTACAAAAGAGGAAAATTACTGGTCAATGGTTGTAATTTGTGTCGCAAAGATGGCGGATCATTTACTCATTTACTGTTCCACTACCTTTTTTCAACAAAAGTATGACAACACTTTATGTCTTTTGCAAGGATTGATTGGGTAATGCCGAATTGCATTGATATTATATTATAATTAAGAGTCGGAGAATCAAGAATCTGTTCCCAATTGGTGAAGTACTTTGGCAAGTTCTACCCGGGACGATCACTTAGACCATATGGAACAGGAGAAATGATATTATCTTCAACTATGCGACAACGGATGAAGACCAAGTGATTCATCAAGTCAATATTCAAGCTTATAATTGGTGTAGAAATTCAGAACCTCTTAAAAGGATCTCTCTAGAAAATGTTACAACGAATTGGTCTCAATTCTTTGTAGATTTAATGGGttgtaatttttttgggttgttttttctcttttttttggaAAAGTTCTGCTTGAGTTTCTCTTTGCCTTATTCTTTGTTTGGGATCGTTGTTCTTTACTGACTTCCTGTAAGCTTTTttcaataaattattattttcaccgaggaaaataaataaattataaataCTAAAATAAAAGATGTTGCAAACCATGTGTGCATCTCTTTCTGATCTTAAGGATAAGTGGATTCTGAGAATGGAGTCTTAGAAAAGCTACTATCTATTCATTTTTCGCCAACATCTCAAGACCTCTCTAGTATTCACGGCATTATGAAGCAAGATTGAAATTTAGATCGGTAGATATTAATGGTTGCAACTTAACGAGAAGGTCATCCCAACCAAAGTGGGAATCAAATAAATAGACACATATCACAAGGAGGACTTCTGTTGGTGCGTTATTATCATGACCATGTACATGTTGAGGCTCTATATGCATGTATGTTAATTGGTTTCATGCTCTATGTTTCCAACATCATCCGATTTGACAAAATATCtaataaatgaatattaaagcaaatttatttcttttttacCTCATTTGACAAATAAATTTTTTACCAATAAACTCAATCAAAAACTGTGGAAAATTCAAGTAATTATTAGTTATTAAAAAATGTATCCATTTTATCTTGTTTTACTTTAATCCAAGCTTCAACTCCTTTCCCGATTCTAATATCCATCGCATAAATATCATTCTCATCCAACACTTCCACTGCATCAGTTGTTACCCCATCCGGCTTCCGAAATCCAAAATCAATGTCACACCCCAATAATCATTATCTTCATCGTCATCGTATTCTCCGCCACCAGAATCAGAGTCTGTCATTCTCCGCCACCCGAATCATTCTGCATTCTCTTTAAATTAACACCATCAATTCAACTAATGACAACCCGAATCTGGCCTACCAAGTCATCTTAATCTACCCCACCACCGGTAATCGTTGCCTTTGCTGTTGCAATAGAAAAATATATTCCCAGATGGTGAGTCATCTGATGGCGGGTCCATTAAATGACCATGCATCCAGGGCCCAACATGCATGCTTCCACAGTACTTCAGGCTTCATTGAAGTTTGATGTCGATCTGATCCTTCCCTATTATTCCTAgtatacaaaattggttaaaaagaccaaaatcaacaatttctggatgaaaatgacatctagattttgatactgtttaaatggataaaaatgtaaaaatagtaagGATATAAACGGTTtgatcctacccattttcaaatattttttttatttttaatttacatcgatgcatccagtttcatccttgctattgttttggtgtccatttcacccatactaatttttactcgtccatttgaaccatgtttcaaaaatatttggacaaatgacccattttccgttcctAGTATCTTAGTCTCTTTATCAAGTTATTAGTATAACACGTTTCTCGAACCTTGTGTGTAGAATCAAAAGACGGATGTAAATCGAGTGTAACGCTTTTGTTCAAGAGTTTGTTCGTAAAAAAATATGTACGTGTTTGTGTCAGTGTAAGGGTACATAAACAAACCAACTGTCTTGTGTGAGTACATACTTGAGTAGAGTTCATAAGCGATTATTGTCTTGATTTTGATATCGGAGAGAGGTTGGTTGGACTGTCTATCTGTTAATTCAACTTCGACATGGCTAACTGcccaaacaaaaaataaaatattcattTTCTTCTCTACTATTTCATTTAACATCTATTGTATTCTTTTCCTACTGGAATTTTTTTCTATTGAGAAAGCGTTAAGTAATTTTCTTGCATTTTCTCTACAAAAAGCCATGTTAAAAATTAAAAACTTCCTAAGAACCGATAAAATCGTactaatatttttttgtatacTTATCGGTGTAAGAAGTTGAATTCTCTTTTATTTTGTAGCAGATAATTGTAATTCAAATAATTTATATTTTCTGCAAAGATTGTTATTCTCTATTTAAAATCATATCTTATATATACAGTTTAAAATATATTTCTTTTTATCGTTAAGTCAAATTATTTATGGATAAGAGGTTAAATACATGAATTATGGACTAGTCCCTCGACAATACAAGAGAGACccaaccaaaaacaaaaatcaaaatggaaTGCTACAAGccagcatcaaaaaaaaaagtcccgAGAAACATTCAATTCAAATAATTATAAGTTTCATCTTTTCTCAGCTCTGATAATTCTAAACTTATGAGAACTTTTCTTGCTTTATGCTGGTCCTTTTCTCATCTTTTTTATAAGAATACAAGCAAATGTTAATGGTTGGGAAACACCGACTTCTTCTGCCAAAACTCTTTAAGTTGGTACTTTTTCAATTTACTCCAACATTCCGAGACTTCTTTCTTTTATCTGTTGTATTAGGGAAAACTATGAAGTTGCAGCTGAGTTTAAGCgaaagttattttttttttcaatttaaatAGCAACATAATAACTTAACAATATCAGTGAATTTATAGTGAAAAACATCCACTCTTTTATTATTGGACCGTACAAGCACTGAAAAAACTATTCGCGTGTGAGGGTGAATCTCATGTACAAGCACACACATGATATGGGTGTGTCCAAAATATTTTCTGCATAGTCTCTTTCTGATCT
Above is a genomic segment from Papaver somniferum cultivar HN1 chromosome 10, ASM357369v1, whole genome shotgun sequence containing:
- the LOC113316928 gene encoding B3 domain-containing transcription factor VRN1-like, producing the protein MNSESVVFISRIPKKVVSRRPKPPLRRSPRVLGDKPKAQAPSVINISSEEEGKDDEEHKSWLCSSSEEEEVTDLKKNEKKCKKINYPKKTKDEDIAMRRRRQRAVEMGDEFQSENQFFAIVLQPSYITHKYLPIPASFDQTHLFSFGKKIKAQTEEKEGYWLLSFPKNNKGRLTVGVGPFLKDNDLVVGDVIIMELMEEIASIYLDAKVHIFRPAKLLCY